Proteins encoded in a region of the Populus nigra chromosome 3, ddPopNigr1.1, whole genome shotgun sequence genome:
- the LOC133687787 gene encoding CBL-interacting serine/threonine-protein kinase 21-like isoform X1, producing MAYGNKLGKYQVGRTIGEGTFAKVKLAVDTTNGHQVAIKIMDKNMVMQSDLKNQVQREIRTMKLLHHPNIVRIHEVIGSKTKIYMVMEYISGGQLADKLSYAKKLNESEARKIFHQLIDAVDYCHTRGVYHRDLKPENLLLDSKGNLKVSDFGLSAFHKPASMLTTACGSPCYVAPELIANKGYEGAAADVWSCGIILFELLSGYLPFDERNLIMLYKKISTAEYTCPLWFTKSQRKLISRILDPNPRKRITIPEIIEDEWFRIDYVPSCGYESDEKIFLDDVNAAFDADEDNASETETPESSSFINAFQLIAMSHDLDLSGLFEEQANKKQKTRLGSEHSVHETIRKIEVAAMDASLSVERMKNSKMKMNQKLKMKRCSRSYYDLSAEVIEVAPMNCVVEISKSVGELRLYKEFCKSLSSLLTKKPDVSLQTQGSEKTSSNKSTQQIKSCEEQIEKETNGLQGYSTS from the exons ATGGCATACGGAAATAAACTTGGTAAGTACCAGGTAGGTCGAACAATCGGAGAGGGAACATTTGCGAAGGTTAAGCTTGCTGTAGACACCACCAATGGCCATCAGGTTGCGATCAAGATCATGGATAAGAACATGGTCATGCAAAGCGATCTCAAGAATCAG GTACAAAGGGAGATAAGAACTATGAAACTCCTCCATCACCCTAACATCGTACGGATACACGAG GTTATCGGATCAAAGACAAAGATTTATATGGTAATGGAATATATCTCAGGAGGACAACTTGCAGACAAGCTG TCGTATGCCAAGAAACTAAATGAATCAGAAGCAAGAAAAATCTTTCATCAGTTGATAGATGCAGTGGACTATTGCCATACCAGAGGAGTTTATCACAGAGATTTAAAG CCAGAAAACTTACTTCTGGACAGCAAAGGAAATCTGAAAGTCTCCGACTTCGGACTAAGTGCATTTCACAAG CCTGCTAGCATGCTAACGACAGCCTGTGGGTCTCCATGCTATGTAGCACCTGAG CTTATTGCAAATAAGGGTTATGAAGGAGCAGCTGCAGATGTTTGGTCCTGTGGGATAATCCTTTTCGAACTACTGTCAGGATATCTACCATTTGACGAACGTAACCTCATAATGTTATATAAGAag ATATCTACAGCTGAATACACCTGTCCACTGTGGTTTACAAAAAGTCAGAGGAAGCTAATATCAAGAATATTAGATCCAAATCCCAGAAAG AGAATAACAATACCAGAGATCATTGAAGATGAATGGTTTCGGATAGATTACGTGCCTTCTTGTGGATATGAAAGCGACGAGAAAATCTTCCTGGATGATGTTAATGCTGCTTTTGATGCAGATGAG GACAATGCCTCAGAAACAGAGACCCCTGAATCCTCAAGTTTCATAAACGCTTTCCAATTGATAGCAATGTCCCATGACCTTGATTTATCTGGTCTCTTTGAAGAACAGGCAA ACAAGAAGCAGAAAACCAGGCTAGGGTCTGAACATTCAGTTCATGAGACAATAAGGAAAATTGAAGTTGCTGCAATGGATGCGAGTCTGTCAGTCGAAAGGATGAAAAATTCCAAG ATGAAAATGAATCAAAAACTAAAGATGAAAAGATGTAGCAGATCATATTATGACCTATCAGCAGAG GTGATTGAGGTTGCTCCCATGAATTGCGTTGTAGAAATATCAAAATCAGTAGGGGAGCTAAGATTGTACAAAGAG TTCTGCAAAAGTTTATCGAGTTTGCTGACAAAGAAACCAGACGTATCATTGCAAACACAAGGATCAGAAAAAACAAGCAGCAATAAAAGTACCCAGCAAATAAAAAG CTGTGAGGAGCAAATTGAAAAGGAGACCAATGGCCTTCAAGGCTATTCCACTTCATGA
- the LOC133687787 gene encoding CBL-interacting serine/threonine-protein kinase 21-like isoform X2, producing the protein MAYGNKLGKYQVGRTIGEGTFAKVKLAVDTTNGHQVAIKIMDKNMVMQSDLKNQVQREIRTMKLLHHPNIVRIHEVIGSKTKIYMVMEYISGGQLADKLSYAKKLNESEARKIFHQLIDAVDYCHTRGVYHRDLKPENLLLDSKGNLKVSDFGLSAFHKPASMLTTACGSPCYVAPELIANKGYEGAAADVWSCGIILFELLSGYLPFDERNLIMLYKKRITIPEIIEDEWFRIDYVPSCGYESDEKIFLDDVNAAFDADEDNASETETPESSSFINAFQLIAMSHDLDLSGLFEEQANKKQKTRLGSEHSVHETIRKIEVAAMDASLSVERMKNSKMKMNQKLKMKRCSRSYYDLSAEVIEVAPMNCVVEISKSVGELRLYKEFCKSLSSLLTKKPDVSLQTQGSEKTSSNKSTQQIKSCEEQIEKETNGLQGYSTS; encoded by the exons ATGGCATACGGAAATAAACTTGGTAAGTACCAGGTAGGTCGAACAATCGGAGAGGGAACATTTGCGAAGGTTAAGCTTGCTGTAGACACCACCAATGGCCATCAGGTTGCGATCAAGATCATGGATAAGAACATGGTCATGCAAAGCGATCTCAAGAATCAG GTACAAAGGGAGATAAGAACTATGAAACTCCTCCATCACCCTAACATCGTACGGATACACGAG GTTATCGGATCAAAGACAAAGATTTATATGGTAATGGAATATATCTCAGGAGGACAACTTGCAGACAAGCTG TCGTATGCCAAGAAACTAAATGAATCAGAAGCAAGAAAAATCTTTCATCAGTTGATAGATGCAGTGGACTATTGCCATACCAGAGGAGTTTATCACAGAGATTTAAAG CCAGAAAACTTACTTCTGGACAGCAAAGGAAATCTGAAAGTCTCCGACTTCGGACTAAGTGCATTTCACAAG CCTGCTAGCATGCTAACGACAGCCTGTGGGTCTCCATGCTATGTAGCACCTGAG CTTATTGCAAATAAGGGTTATGAAGGAGCAGCTGCAGATGTTTGGTCCTGTGGGATAATCCTTTTCGAACTACTGTCAGGATATCTACCATTTGACGAACGTAACCTCATAATGTTATATAAGAag AGAATAACAATACCAGAGATCATTGAAGATGAATGGTTTCGGATAGATTACGTGCCTTCTTGTGGATATGAAAGCGACGAGAAAATCTTCCTGGATGATGTTAATGCTGCTTTTGATGCAGATGAG GACAATGCCTCAGAAACAGAGACCCCTGAATCCTCAAGTTTCATAAACGCTTTCCAATTGATAGCAATGTCCCATGACCTTGATTTATCTGGTCTCTTTGAAGAACAGGCAA ACAAGAAGCAGAAAACCAGGCTAGGGTCTGAACATTCAGTTCATGAGACAATAAGGAAAATTGAAGTTGCTGCAATGGATGCGAGTCTGTCAGTCGAAAGGATGAAAAATTCCAAG ATGAAAATGAATCAAAAACTAAAGATGAAAAGATGTAGCAGATCATATTATGACCTATCAGCAGAG GTGATTGAGGTTGCTCCCATGAATTGCGTTGTAGAAATATCAAAATCAGTAGGGGAGCTAAGATTGTACAAAGAG TTCTGCAAAAGTTTATCGAGTTTGCTGACAAAGAAACCAGACGTATCATTGCAAACACAAGGATCAGAAAAAACAAGCAGCAATAAAAGTACCCAGCAAATAAAAAG CTGTGAGGAGCAAATTGAAAAGGAGACCAATGGCCTTCAAGGCTATTCCACTTCATGA
- the LOC133690284 gene encoding ADP-ribosylation factor 1-like yields the protein MGIFFSKMFSSVFGNKEARILVLGLDNAGKTTILYRLQMGEVVSTIPTIGFNVETVQYNNIKFQVWDLGGQTSIRPYWRCYFPNTQAIIYVVDSSDTDRLVIAKDEFHAILEEEELRGAVVLIYANKQDLPGALDDAAVTEALELHKIKNRQWAIFKTSAIKGEGLFEGLDWLSNTLKSGGG from the exons ATGGGAATCTTCTTTTCTAAAATGTTCTCCTCAGTATTTGGCAACAAAGAGGCTCGGATCCTTGTTCTTGGTCTTGACAATGCTGGCAAAACTACAATTCTCT ATCGGCTTCagatgggtgaagttgtatccaCTATTCCAA CAATTGGATTTAATGTCGAAACAGTTCAGTACAACAATATCAAATTTCAAGTTTGGGATCTCG GTGGGCAGACAAGCATCAG ACCATACTGGAGATGCTATTTTCCCAACACACAAGCCATTATTTATGTTGTCGATTCAAGTGATACTGACAGGCTCGTGATAGCTAAAGATGAGTTTCATGCAATCTTAGAG GAGGAAGAGTTAAGAGGTGCTGTTGTTCTTATCTATGCAAACAAGCAG GATCTTCCTGGTGCACTTGATGATGCGGCTGTGACTGAGGCTTTGGAGTTGCACAAGATTAAGAATCGACAATGGGCGATTTTTAAAACTTCTGCCATTAAAGGAGAAGGTCTTTTTGAAGGTTTGGACTG
- the LOC133688625 gene encoding flavonoid 3-O-glucosyltransferase-like, with the protein MSEARNDLKHIAVLAFPVATHGPPLLSLVRRLSASASYAKFSFFSTKESNSKLFSKEDGLENIKPYNVSDGLPENYNFAGNLDEVMDYFLKATPGNFKQAMEVAVKEVGKDFTCIISDAFLWFAADLAQELHITWVPLWTSSSRSLLLVLETDLVHQKMRSIINEPEDRTIDILPGFSELRISDIPKELFLDVKESQFAAMLCKMGLALPQAAAVASNSFEELDPDAVNLFKSRLPKFLHIGPFVLTSPDPFMSDPHGCLEWLDKQKQESVVYISFGSVITLPPQELAELVEVLKECKLPFLWSFRGNPKEELPEEFLERTKEKGKVVSWTPQLKVLRHKAIGVFVTHSGWNSVLDSIAGCVPMICRPFFGDQTVNTRTIEAVWGTGLKIEGGRITKGGLMKALRLIMSTDEGNKMRKKLQHLQGLALDAVQSSGSSTKNFETLLEVVAK; encoded by the exons ATGTCAGAAGCCAGAAATGACTTGAAACATATTGCTGTGCTAGCATTCCCCGTTGCAACTCATGGTCCTCCACTTCTTTCTCTCGTTAGGAGGCTGTCTGCTTCTGCTTCATATGCAAAGTTTTCATTCTTTAGCACAAAGGAGTCCAACAGCAAACTTTTCTCCAAGGAGGACGGGCTGGAAAACATAAAACCGTACAACGTTAGCGATGGTTTGCCTGAGAACTACAACTTTGCAGGGAATCTCGATGAAGTAATGGATTATTTTCTTAAGGCGACGCCGGGGAATTTTAAGCAAGCAATGGAAGTGGCGGTGAAAGAGGTAGGGAAGGATTTTACTTGCATCATTAGTGATGCATTTCTTTGGTTTGCAGCGGATTTGGCTCAGGAATTGCATATCACTTGGGTGCCCCTTTGGACCTCAAGTTCTCGTTCCCTCCTCTTGGTCCTTGAAACCGATTTAGTCCACCAGAAAATGAGAAGCATTATTAATG AGCCCGAAGATAGAACAATTGACATTCTTCCAGGATTTTCTGAACTACGTATTTCTGACATACCTAAGGAACTATTCCTTGACGTTAAGGAATCACAATTTGCAGCAATGTTGTGTAAAATGGGATTAGCATTACCACAGGCAGCTGCTGTTGCTTCAAACTCTTTTGAAGAATTAGACCCCGATGCGGTGAATCTGTTCAAGTCAAGGCTCCCCAAGTTTCTCCACATCGGCCCCTTCGTGTTGACATCTCCAGATCCGTTCATGTCTGATCCACACGGTTGCCTGGAGTGGCTGGACAAGCAGAAACAAGAATCTGTGGTGTACATTAGTTTTGGAAGTGTGATAACGCTACCACCCCAAGAGTTAGCAGAGTTAGTAGAAGTGCTAAAGGAATGCAAGTTGCCATTTCTTTGGTCATTTAGAGGCAATCCTAAGGAAGAATTGCCTGAAGAGTTCTTAGAAAGGActaaagaaaagggaaaagtaGTTTCATGGACTCCGCAGTTAAAAGTCTTGCGACACAAAGCAATCGGAGTGTTTGTGACACATAGTGGGTGGAACTCGGTTTTGGATAGTATAGCTGGATGCGTGCCTATGATTTGTAGGCCATTCTTTGGGGATCAAACAGTGAACACGAGGACTATAGAGGCAGTATGGGGTACTGGTCTCAAGATTGAAGGAGGAAGAATCACAAAAGGAGGTTTGATGAAAGCCTTGAGGCTTATTATGTCAACCGATGAAGGGAACAAAATGAGAAAGAAACTTCAACACCTCCAAGGTCTTGCTTTGGATGCCGTGCAATCAAGTGGTAGCTCTACCAAAAATTTCGAAACTCTGTTAGAGGTGGTCGCCAAGTAA
- the LOC133687914 gene encoding pathogenesis-related protein PR-1-like, whose product MHTRYATISIFILLISSTHAVFTRRPHPYLSAANQFMAPQNAARASLRIRPLVWDANLARYAQSYCNQRRYDCDLKHSNGPYGENIFWGSGSGWTPAQAAAAWVSERKWYNYWSNSCAEDQECGHYTQIVWNSTERIGCARVDCFRGRGVFMSCNYDPPGNYIGEKPY is encoded by the coding sequence ATGCATACTCGTTATGCTACCATCTCCATTTTTATCCTTCTCATTTCCAGCACACATGCTGTCTTCACAAGACGACCGCACCCTTACCTCAGTGCGGCAAACCAATTCATGGCTCCTCAAAATGCTGCCCGTGCCTCTTTGAGGATTCGGCCATTAGTGTGGGATGCAAATTTGGCACGTTACGCGCAATCGTATTGCAATCAAAGGCGCTACGACTGTGATTTAAAGCATTCTAACGGACCATACGGTGAGAACATCTTCTGGGGCAGTGGCAGTGGCTGGACTCCAGCTCAGGCCGCCGCCGCATGGGTCTCGGAGCGTAAATGGTATAATTATTGGTCTAATTCTTGTGCCGAGGATCAAGAATGTGGACATTATACTCAAATTGTTTGGAACAGCACAGAAAGAATTGGGTGTGCTAGGGTGGATTGTTTTCGTGGAAGGGGAGTTTTCATGTCTTGCAACTATGATCCTCCTGGGAATTATATTGGAGAAAAGCCTTATTGA